The Cannabis sativa cultivar Pink pepper isolate KNU-18-1 chromosome 8, ASM2916894v1, whole genome shotgun sequence genomic interval TGATGCTTTACGAGTTTCTATTGCATTATTTGCAACATCTTTAGATTTGTCttccttttcttatttaataGCTGAtgtttgttatcttttattttctctgTAGAATTATTGTTTCTCATGTTCGGAGACATGTTAATCAAGCTGCACATGAGTTAGTAAAATATGCTCTAATGTTAGATGAAGATGTATGTTGGATTGGTGAAAttcttcattttattttcttcattGTTTGTTGTCAATGACAATTGTTTTATAATAATAGTGAAtattttatctcaaaaaaagaagtatatataaattttgggtAATGTGTAAAAAGAATAATTACACATTTTCAATGTTTTTCGTGATCGAGTACAAAAATACGACACTATCCATAACTTTCCAATTTATAGGTCTAAGACAGTGAGTTGATATttagattgttttttttttgataagttgatatttagaTTGTAATCGAGTATTTTATTTCTTCATCATTTCAACTGTATTGGGTAGATCCtgacaaaaaaaaagaaaaggaaaagaaaaactgTATTAGGTATTTCagatatatgtatacatattgtTGTAAAAAAGAATagatatatgtacatatatggTTATTTTGTTAGAGTGTAAAAACATGGTATATTTGAAAAACAATCTCAGTTTCTACAGTGTTCAATAGGCTCGTTCTGTACAATATTATTAGGGCTCACTTAGGCCCAAAAGAAAAAGGTTAATCTGGTCAAATAATATTACATATAAACCCTAGCTCCATTACTGTAGAGTTATATTTGCACTGtacaggttttttttttttttcttacattgtttttgtgttaattttaatgaatttttttattttatatatattttttaaaattatgtataactttttaataaaatttttatataattttttattttattttgttataatatttaaaatataatttatttttatttgataaatgtatttttaataatataaattaaaaaataaaattgattaaattGAGGATGTATGTATTTATAAGTTTTTGTCTATTTGTCGAAGCAGGGAGGGAGGTGTGTCATTTCTTAGTTACTGCCCAAAAAAACCTAACTCTCAGAAATGGGACGAGTTATTCGTGCGCAGCGTAAGGGTGCGGGGTCGGTCTTTAAGTCCCATACCCACCACCGTAAGGGTCCGGCCAGGTTCAGGTCTCTCGACTTCGGCGAGCGCAATGGTTACCTGAAAGGTGTGGTCACTGACATCATCCACGACCCAGGAAGAGGTGCCCCACTGGCCCGAGTCACCTTCCGTCACCCTTTCCGGTACAAGCACCAGAAGGAGCTTTTCATCGCCGCCGAGGGTTTGTACTCTGGTCAATTCATCTACTGTGGAAAGAAGGCCAATCTCGTTGTGGGTAATGTTCTTCCTCTCAGATCTCTCCCTGAAGGTACCGTTATTTGCAACGTCGAGCACCACGTCGGTGACCGTGGTGTCCTTGCTAGGGCTTCTGGGGACTACGCCGTCGTTATCAGCCATAACCCGGATAATGGAACCTCAAGGTATCTCAATACTTATtttttaccttttaatttttaatagaagTTTCAGCTGTTTATGTACAAATTTATTTAATGTAATTACTTGCTGTTTGTCTAAACATAATTTTGTATAGAAATTGAAAGTTCTAAAAAGATTTATGCTTTGGTCCATTTCCATAATCAATAGGTTAGGTGCACACGTTTATCttgttaattaaatatgaatttcttatGGGGTCGAATGATGTTTTGTTTAGATTTGAACAGCAtgctttaatttttgtaatactCAACTTCGACATTTGATGCTGAAAATGTAGTCAATTTTGTCATATTGTAATATATGTTATTTGTTGAGgttatcttttttcattgtgtATTTGAAATTAGCTATTAAATATTCATTAGACTCTCGTAGAAAGTAAGCTGAATATGGTTCTTATTACATTGATGTTGGAAATGTGTAGAGTTAAACTTCCATCTGGTGCCAAGAAGATTTTGCCAAGTGGTTGCAGAGCTATGATTGGTCAGGTTGCAGGAGGAGGCAGAACTGAGAAACCTATGTTGAAGGCAGGAAATGCTTATCACAAATTCAGAGTCAAGAGGAACAGTTGGCCTAAGGTTCGTGGTGTTGCTATGAACCCTGTTGAGCATCCCCATGGTGGTGGTAACCATCAACATATTGGTCACGCCAGTACCATTGCTAGAGACGCTTGTCCCGGGCAAAAGGTTGGTCTCATTGCCGCCAGGAGGACTGGTCGTCTTAGAGGACAAGCTGCTGCTGCTGCATCAAAGTCCGACTAGAGTTCTTAGACATTGTCAAGTTTTAATTTCCTATGTGGGCATTTTTATCTCATCGATACTACTATTTTATTAGTCTACTTAGGATTGAATTTCTGTTTCTGGATCAGAACTACAATTTTGCATTATGATAATCATTTGTGTTTTATTGTTTTGCTTTTGTTGGAAAGTACTGTTGAgttaaaatgtttttttttttggtttatgcCATCTTAGGTTTGCTTtggcatttttataatttatttgaaTGCACTATGAGTTTTGCCAGATGTTCCAGTTTATAATACTCTGCTCTGATTTCTTGTTCTCAATTTTGCACCAACTGAAGCTTTCGTAAGAATCATAATCATATTTGTTGAATTGCTGAAAAATTAGTTGAAACGTACTTCTAAGTGCTTATAAAGATATATGCTATAGTTTGTAGAAAGAACCTAACTTGTCTGATCATCCATGGCCCATGGGTTTGTCTTAAGCTATTTAGCCAACTTTTTCATTCCCCTTTATTCAAATTGCTAGTTTGTTTGTCTTCAGCTATGAACGGATTGCACCATTGATTTAAGTTAGGTTTTCATTGATTTATGTTGAGATTTAGGCCAGGCTGAGATGAGTTGCTCATCCCTCCAAATCATTCATAGAACACATCACAGTGTTCTTTGAAACCTTTGAGAATAACAATTCACAATTTGACATCTATACTCTTTGCTTTTTCAGTTTTCAATACTCTGCTCTGAATTCTCGTCTAAGCTAAGTATTCCTACCAATGTGTTTATTGCAACGTTGCATAAGGAAAAAACATACAAgacatttgttttgttttttgtttttcttgcaAAGAACATACAAGACATTTGTTGAAAACTGCTTTATAACGTGTTAACtgcattaaaatatatttacagtGATTTAGGTTTCCAAagaaaacttattttattttcattatataCATTGGCTTTGCTTTCCTTactttaagattttttttttgtttagaaAAGATTGCATAGGATCATAAGGGTGgcaaatatattaatatgtatacacACATTTATCAAACTAATAAACATCATATTCTAGTTCTAAATCTGACAGTTTTGGGCCAGAGAGGCCTTTTAACATGTCCCTAATTTAATCCAACGGTACTTGTACAAATAGATATGATGCGGTGGACACTTGTTCGAATGACCTTTCTTGGCCAAGCTGATGCCCTTGGCCGGCCAGCCCTTCGCTAAACAATTGTCCTTGGTTGGTTAGCCCTTAGCTAGGTAGCTGGTTTTGGACGACCAGCCCTAGTTGGATATGGCCGGCCAGTCCTAGGCTGGTTAGTCTCCATTGGCCGGCCAAACTGGCCAGATTCTCCTGGCTGGTCTGCAGGTTAATGGGAGGTTGTTAAGGTTTGGTGGATCCACCTACTTGAAATTATTGTTCAGTGGTGGAACAAAATCACTTCGGATCTCGCTCCTCGAATTATTGTGGTCCTATGCGTTTTCACTTATCCCAGGATCTAGTATGTTAAAAATGGGCCTTAGAACGACTTGTTCTCGAATATTCTGGGGGGAGCATCACTATGCTGGTTGGGCCAAAGACTGGTCTATTGGTGATGCCTC includes:
- the LOC115699584 gene encoding large ribosomal subunit protein uL2z-like, yielding MGRVIRAQRKGAGSVFKSHTHHRKGPARFRSLDFGERNGYLKGVVTDIIHDPGRGAPLARVTFRHPFRYKHQKELFIAAEGLYSGQFIYCGKKANLVVGNVLPLRSLPEGTVICNVEHHVGDRGVLARASGDYAVVISHNPDNGTSRVKLPSGAKKILPSGCRAMIGQVAGGGRTEKPMLKAGNAYHKFRVKRNSWPKVRGVAMNPVEHPHGGGNHQHIGHASTIARDACPGQKVGLIAARRTGRLRGQAAAAASKSD